The following proteins come from a genomic window of Legionella cherrii:
- a CDS encoding agmatine deiminase family protein has protein sequence MTPKQSGFFMPAEWHPHERCWMAWPCHLETWSKIGLQKARSAYARVAQAIAQYEPVTMLVNPGDEESAKNMCGDGITLFTLPINDSWTRDTGPTFLLNQHQQLAGVDWIHNAWGGNYEDCTLDNQIAGAILKQTHALAFSAPLVMEGGSFHVDGEGTVLTSRECLLNQNRNPKLSQQQIENYLYDFLGAQKIIWLNKGLLGDETDGHIDEIACFIAPGKVLCLITHDKEDPNYATLHENLEILKSATDAKGRKLEVYTVEQPPATYLDGERLTLSYINFYLANKGIVMPAFGYAQHDQAAYQLFSQLYPGYHISQIDALDVFAGGGGIHCITQQEPKSLSKTTRPTL, from the coding sequence ATGACACCAAAGCAAAGTGGATTTTTTATGCCCGCTGAGTGGCATCCTCATGAGCGGTGTTGGATGGCATGGCCTTGTCATCTTGAAACTTGGTCTAAAATTGGCCTCCAAAAAGCACGGAGTGCCTACGCACGAGTTGCTCAAGCTATAGCCCAGTATGAACCTGTAACCATGCTGGTCAATCCAGGGGATGAAGAATCAGCCAAAAACATGTGTGGTGATGGAATTACGTTGTTCACACTCCCTATTAATGACTCATGGACCCGAGATACCGGACCTACTTTTTTATTAAATCAGCACCAACAATTAGCGGGAGTTGATTGGATACATAATGCTTGGGGTGGTAACTATGAAGATTGTACGCTGGATAACCAAATTGCAGGAGCAATCTTAAAACAGACTCATGCCCTAGCCTTTTCGGCACCGTTGGTTATGGAAGGTGGTTCATTTCACGTCGATGGAGAGGGAACCGTACTCACTTCGCGTGAATGCCTGCTTAATCAAAACCGTAACCCCAAACTCAGCCAACAACAAATTGAAAATTATTTGTATGATTTTCTGGGTGCTCAGAAAATTATATGGTTAAACAAGGGGTTATTAGGCGATGAAACCGATGGTCATATTGATGAAATCGCTTGTTTTATTGCCCCCGGAAAAGTGCTTTGCCTCATTACTCATGATAAGGAAGATCCTAATTATGCAACCTTGCATGAGAACCTGGAAATTCTTAAATCTGCGACTGACGCAAAAGGACGAAAATTGGAGGTTTATACGGTCGAGCAACCACCAGCCACCTATCTTGATGGAGAACGATTAACTTTATCCTACATTAATTTTTATTTGGCCAATAAAGGAATCGTCATGCCCGCTTTTGGTTACGCACAACACGACCAGGCAGCCTATCAATTATTCTCGCAGTTATACCCCGGCTATCATATTTCGCAAATTGATGCGCTGGATGTATTTGCCGGAGGTGGGGGAATCCATTGCATCACGCAACAGGAGCCTAAGAGTCTGTCTAAGACAACACGACCTACTCTTTGA
- the speA gene encoding biosynthetic arginine decarboxylase: MNISASPEENLYNINNWGEGYFSINAQGNIEISKAPGKPGVELQAIVNEASRAGLHLPLLIRCSDILHDRVHRIYEAFTQAIEENEYTGHYKLVYPIKVNQEQSVVRELLKSPNHSIGLEAGSKPELMAVIGMLGNQQHSTIVCNGYKDSYYIRTALIAQQMGHKVFIVIEKISELDIILKESARLKIKPSLGVRIRLISKSAGKWEHTGGVKSKFGLTAKQVLELVNKLKAHNMLDCLQLMHCHLGSQIANIHDIRHCMQEVSRYYVELRQLNAPIDTIDVGGGLSVDYEGTHSNQGCSMNYSIHEYATHILLAIQYLCQEANVPEPNIISESGRALTAHHAVLISDISDIEITNKSPSLPEITDEDSHVIRDIYDTYHSITASSPIEIYNYAEHSLNEAHSLFKHGVISLQEKAKVEAFYTNICMELKERLNVENPSEETLLAKINEDMAVKVFCNISFFQSIPDAWAIGQIFPIAPISQLTQTPYMHSVLQDLTCDSDGTIKEYLGSSCVNSTLMLPPYDNNNPYSLGFFLVGAYQEILGNLHNLFGDTNSLDVKLFDDGQFELNDLVSGDTVTNVLNLAHFDTKKLVQSYEKQLIHAELPKETTLLYLNELRSIFSQLTYLDEHIRRK, translated from the coding sequence ATGAACATCAGTGCATCACCTGAAGAAAATTTATATAACATCAACAACTGGGGTGAAGGATACTTCAGTATTAATGCTCAAGGGAATATCGAAATTAGCAAGGCACCGGGGAAACCAGGTGTTGAGCTGCAAGCGATTGTTAATGAGGCAAGCAGAGCAGGACTCCATCTTCCCCTGCTCATCCGTTGTTCTGATATCTTACATGACCGTGTACACCGTATCTATGAAGCATTCACGCAAGCCATAGAAGAAAATGAGTATACAGGGCATTACAAGCTGGTTTACCCCATTAAAGTGAACCAAGAACAAAGCGTTGTTCGCGAACTGTTGAAATCACCCAATCACTCGATTGGCTTGGAGGCAGGTTCGAAACCTGAGCTCATGGCGGTAATTGGCATGTTGGGCAATCAACAACACAGCACGATCGTATGTAATGGTTATAAAGACAGTTATTACATACGTACAGCGCTGATTGCTCAGCAAATGGGACACAAGGTCTTTATTGTTATTGAGAAAATCTCGGAACTGGATATTATTTTAAAGGAATCAGCTCGCTTAAAAATAAAACCCTCTCTTGGTGTTCGTATCCGCCTAATCAGTAAAAGCGCCGGCAAATGGGAACATACTGGCGGGGTCAAATCCAAGTTTGGCCTTACCGCAAAACAAGTTCTCGAGTTGGTCAATAAATTAAAAGCGCATAATATGCTCGATTGCCTACAGCTGATGCATTGTCATTTGGGCTCACAAATTGCCAACATCCACGATATTCGCCATTGCATGCAGGAAGTGTCCCGATACTATGTCGAACTTCGGCAATTAAATGCACCAATTGATACCATTGACGTCGGTGGTGGACTGAGTGTGGATTATGAAGGAACTCATTCCAATCAGGGCTGCTCGATGAATTACAGCATCCATGAGTATGCCACACACATTCTCCTCGCCATTCAGTATCTGTGTCAGGAGGCAAATGTCCCCGAACCCAATATTATTTCAGAATCAGGGCGCGCATTAACCGCGCATCATGCCGTGTTAATTTCGGATATTAGCGATATAGAAATCACTAATAAATCGCCTTCACTTCCAGAAATTACAGATGAAGACTCCCATGTGATTCGTGATATCTATGATACATATCACTCAATTACGGCAAGTTCACCTATTGAGATCTATAACTATGCGGAACATTCCTTAAACGAGGCTCATTCTTTGTTCAAGCACGGGGTGATTAGCTTGCAGGAAAAAGCTAAAGTAGAGGCATTTTATACCAATATATGCATGGAGCTGAAAGAACGCCTCAATGTAGAAAACCCTTCTGAAGAAACTTTATTGGCAAAAATTAATGAAGATATGGCCGTTAAGGTCTTTTGTAATATCTCGTTTTTCCAATCGATTCCAGATGCTTGGGCTATAGGGCAAATCTTTCCTATCGCCCCAATTTCACAGCTTACCCAAACACCTTATATGCACAGTGTTTTGCAGGATTTAACTTGCGATTCAGATGGAACCATTAAAGAATACCTCGGTAGCTCCTGTGTGAACTCAACCCTAATGCTTCCTCCATACGACAATAACAATCCATACTCATTAGGTTTTTTCTTGGTGGGTGCTTACCAAGAAATATTAGGTAATTTGCATAATTTATTCGGGGATACCAATTCCCTGGATGTCAAACTCTTTGACGATGGGCAATTTGAACTGAATGATTTGGTCAGTGGCGATACAGTAACTAATGTGCTGAACCTCGCTCATTTTGATACCAAAAAATTAGTCCAATCCTATGAGAAACAATTAATTCATGCAGAACTACCTAAGGAAACGACGCTTTTGTATTTAAATGAATTAAGAAGCATTTTTTCTCAATTAACCTATTTAGATGAACATATTCGGAGAAAATAA
- a CDS encoding lpg0008 family Dot/Icm T4SS effector yields the protein MVFTYEELIALENPYEHLSDGDALAENAKAFETLSGKEKIAIATKIIAACPEAKFKQYGHHIKALGGLIKDEGSFHSVITEAYQVRQRINSLLDPRNKSPHVLFSAKEFNPAPFSQFSALAKQLLECNESEIAERFALCVPEQERHQIAFNVGIAFPKSILKEKINHAFLLRRNIEKLLLGDTPDKFFTSRDYDGDSCRMFVNMFRVLLKGQEESIAGKLCALESVSRSSVKRHLELLHTEAFDETNPFKLIADAINKKESSEQKKNESQGSNRNGLFNRSPTPPKKSLSMEQFDLSSGAEDEKELSSEGSSENKEEEYFEESNFTPF from the coding sequence ATGGTATTTACTTATGAAGAATTAATTGCCCTAGAAAATCCCTATGAACATTTAAGCGATGGTGATGCACTCGCCGAGAATGCTAAAGCATTTGAGACCTTAAGTGGAAAAGAAAAAATTGCTATAGCAACTAAAATAATCGCTGCCTGCCCGGAAGCAAAATTCAAACAATATGGCCATCACATCAAAGCATTAGGTGGCTTAATTAAAGATGAGGGGAGTTTCCACTCCGTCATCACTGAAGCATACCAAGTGAGACAACGCATCAATTCCTTACTCGATCCTCGAAATAAATCACCCCATGTTTTGTTTTCAGCTAAGGAATTTAATCCCGCACCTTTCTCTCAATTTAGTGCGCTTGCCAAGCAATTATTAGAGTGCAATGAGTCAGAAATTGCAGAACGGTTCGCTTTGTGTGTTCCTGAGCAAGAGCGCCATCAAATCGCTTTTAATGTGGGAATCGCTTTCCCTAAGAGTATTCTTAAAGAAAAAATTAATCATGCATTTTTGTTGCGTCGCAATATAGAAAAATTGTTATTAGGTGATACTCCAGATAAATTTTTTACCAGCCGTGATTATGATGGGGATAGCTGCAGGATGTTCGTCAATATGTTTCGTGTCTTATTAAAAGGCCAGGAAGAATCAATTGCCGGAAAATTGTGTGCGTTAGAATCTGTGAGTCGCTCATCGGTCAAACGCCACCTAGAGTTACTGCATACCGAAGCCTTTGATGAAACGAATCCGTTCAAATTAATTGCTGATGCCATAAATAAAAAAGAAAGCTCTGAGCAAAAGAAAAATGAGTCTCAAGGCAGTAATCGAAATGGGTTATTTAATCGTTCCCCAACACCGCCCAAAAAATCACTGTCTATGGAGCAATTTGATTTAAGTAGTGGAGCTGAAGATGAGAAAGAACTCTCCAGTGAAGGCTCATCTGAAAATAAAGAGGAAGAATATTTTGAAGAATCTAATTTCACTCCGTTTTAA
- the hfq gene encoding RNA chaperone Hfq: MSKTHLLQDPFLNELRKEKVPVSIFLVNGIKLHGIVDSFDQYVVMLKNSITQMVYKHAISTVVPSRAIKMPVEEENSGHEGAEEG; the protein is encoded by the coding sequence ATGTCTAAAACTCATTTATTACAAGACCCTTTCTTAAATGAATTGCGTAAAGAAAAGGTGCCTGTATCCATTTTTTTGGTCAATGGAATTAAATTGCACGGTATTGTGGATTCGTTTGATCAGTATGTGGTGATGCTGAAAAATTCGATTACACAAATGGTTTATAAGCATGCGATTTCCACAGTAGTGCCATCACGTGCCATAAAAATGCCCGTTGAAGAAGAAAATTCCGGACATGAAGGTGCTGAGGAAGGCTAA